The following are encoded together in the Cicer arietinum cultivar CDC Frontier isolate Library 1 chromosome 2, Cicar.CDCFrontier_v2.0, whole genome shotgun sequence genome:
- the LOC101515622 gene encoding protein ALTERED XYLOGLUCAN 9 — translation MLGAVQLGLFAACIVLFVPMGMAGWHLSRNKVLFFSGALFITLAVGVHLTPYFPSVSDFITSVKSSSVVVVDDDDVVVVEDRDSCVSLLHEIAWEVMPSKVFDPFLNNNSLNYEKFWSWSKSSDTDSCEFQRLKKNDVMDLLNGSWVMVAGDSQARIFTLSLLSLVLDSERVESVRSLLFKRHSDYHIVVDEMGLKLDFIWAPYPSNLTDLVLEFKHKHLYPDVLVMGSGLWHMLHITNASDYGVLLRLLRNSVTSMLPVPPKFGNDGPVVGSVSSVRSPHLFWLGIPTLINSMLNTKEKREKMSDVVQGEYTREVRKSGILREFGGPFRLLDIGSLSLNCGIKCTDDGMHYDADVYEAELHVMFNALLIESHQKL, via the coding sequence ATGTTAGGGGCAGTTCAATTGGGGTTATTTGCAGCATGTATAGTGTTGTTTGTTCCTATGGGTATGGCTGGTTGGCATTTGAGTCGTAACAAAGTTCTCTTTTTTAGTGGTGCACTTTTCATCACTCTTGCAGTTGGTGTTCATCTAACTCCTTATTTTCCATCTGTTTCTGATTTCATTACATCTGTTAAATCATCttctgttgttgttgttgatgatgatgatgttgttgttgttgaggaTCGTGATTCATGTGTTTCTTTGCTTCATGAAATTGCTTGGGAGGTTATGCCAAGTAAGGTTTTTGACCCTTTTTTGAATAACAATTCTTTGAACTATGAAAAGTTTTGGTCTTGGAGTAAATCTAGTGATACTGATTCATGTGAGTTTCAGAGGCTTAAAAAGAATGATGTGATGGATTTGCTTAATGGGTCTTGGGTTATGGTTGCAGGGGATTCACAAGCTAGAATCTTTACACTTTCTTTGTTGAGTTTGGTTTTGGATTCGGAACGTGTTGAATCTGTTAGGAGTCTTTTGTTTAAGAGGCATAGTGATTATCACATTGTGGTTGATGAGATGGGTTTGAAATTGGATTTCATTTGGGCACCTTATCCTTCTAATTTGACTGATTTAGTTTTGGAGTTTAAGCATAAACATTTGTATCCAGATGTTTTGGTGATGGGTTCTGGTTTATGGCACATGCTTCACATTACAAATGCTTCTGATTATGGTGTTTTGTTGAGGTTGTTAAGAAATTCTGTGACATCGATGTTGCCTGTTCCGCCGAAATTCGGCAACGACGGACCTGTGGTGGGTTCTGTTTCGTCGGTTAGATCTCCACATTTGTTTTGGCTAGGCATACCaactttgataaactcaatGTTGAATACAAAGGAGAAGAGGGAGAAGATGAGTGATGTAGTGCAAGGTGAGTATACGAGAGAGGTTCGGAAAAGTGGTATATTGAGGGAGTTTGGTGGTCCGTTTCGACTACTTGATATAGGGTCATTGAGTTTGAATTGTGGAATCAAATGTACAGATGATGGAATGCATTATGATGCAGATGTTTATGAAGCTGAACTTCATGTTATGTTCAATGCATTGCTTATAGAATCTCATCAGAAGCTCTGA
- the LOC101488377 gene encoding expansin-A13 yields the protein MSLPSFFTTLTIFLITLTSTKKVTSHYSSSSSQQPPYLQSSPSFTEWRSARATYYAAADPRDTVGGACGYGDLTKAGYGMATVGLSESLFERGQICGACFELRCVEDMRWCLPGTSIIVTATNFCAPNYGFTSEGGGHCNPPNKHFVLPIDAFEKIAIWKAGNMPLQYRRIKCRREGGIRFTVTGSGIFVSVLISNVAGHGDIIAVKVKGSRTGWLPMGRNWGQNWHISALLQNQPLSFEVTSSDGKTVTSYNVAPKDWSFGQTFEGKQFDT from the exons ATGTCACTTCCTTCATTCTTCACAACATTAACAATCTTCCTCATTACACTAACATCAACAAAAAAAGTAACCTCTCATTATTCCTCTTCATCTTCTCAACAACCACCTTATCTCCAATCCTCACCTTCCTTCACCGAATGGCGATCTGCACGCGCGACCTACTACGCTGCCGCGGATCCACGCGACACAGTAGGCGGCGCGTGTGGCTACGGCGACCTAACGAAAGCCGGTTACGGCATGGCGACGGTAGGACTTAGTGAATCTTTGTTCGAAAGAGGTCAGATCTGTGGCGCGTGCTTTGAATTACGGTGTGTGGAGGATATGCGGTGGTGTTTACCTGGAACTTCGATTATTGTTACTGCGACTAATTTCTGTGCGCCGAACTATGGGTTTACGTCGGAGGGTGGTGGACATTGTAATCCTCCTAATAAGCATTTTGTTCTTCCTATTGATGCTTTTGAGAAGATTGCTATATGGAAAGCTGGTAACATGCCTCTTCAGTATCGTAG GATAAAGTGCAGAAGGGAAGGTGGAATTCGATTTACAGTCACTGGTTCTGGTATCTTCGTTTCAGTGCTGATCAGCAATGTTGCTGGCCACGGAGACATCATTGCGGTGAAGGTTAAAGGCTCAAGAACAGGTTGGCTTCCAATGGGTCGGAATTGGGGTCAAAACTGGCATATAAGCGCATTACTGCAGAATCAACCTCTTTCATTTGAGGTTACTAGTAGCGATGGGAAAACAGTTACGTCTTACAACGTTGCTCCCAAGGATTGGAGTTTTGGACAAACATTTGAAGGCAAGCAATTTGATACTTAA
- the LOC101488702 gene encoding protein REVEILLE 1 isoform X1 codes for MDSDSMAIQGQEGVHSVVHVQKLIDQFSCGDDYALKVRKPYTITKQRERWTDEEHKKFLEALKLYGRAWRRIEEHVGTKTAVQIRSHAQKFFSKINRDTDGNTTTLVESIEIPPPRPKRKPIHPYPRKLVEIRKNEISNLEQPLRSNSIVSLDFGQENKSPKSVLSSVALETLGFSDSDSPTGSLSPVSSMSAVHTSSFPLLERKLSFEQDMPPQIDELNDGSAHDEQLLEKPELFSKEHVSTKDEAVDESPGRTLKLFGTTLLVKDTCKPSSTSMEASNSKQTTTMHLLQQPQSECSDISHTTVVPWWTISRNSAFKPLHKEHEEKPLHSNHEECEDKETQKEGSCVGSNNTSSTNDGESNEISNDQDKIDHVNYLVGHITPSETVRHKTFGKGFVPYKRCMAERERQCSTVTEERREHQRIRLSL; via the exons ATGGATTCTGATTCCATGGCTATTCAG GGTCAAGAAGGAGTGCATTCTGTTGTACATGTGCAAAAATTAATTGATCAATTTTCATGTGGAGATGACTATGCCTTGAAG GTAAGGAAACCATATACTATCACTAAGCAAAGAGAGAGATGGACAGATGAAGAACATAAGAAGTTCCTTGAAGCTTTAAAGTTGTATGGCCGAGCATGGCGAAGAATCGAAg AACATGTTGGCACAAAGACTGCTGTGCAGATTCGAAGTCATGCTCAGAAGTTTTTTTCTAAG ATCAATCGAGATACTGACGGGAACACCACAACATTGGTGGAGTCTATTGAAATTCCACCGCCACGACCGAAAAGAAAGCCGATTCATCCTTACCCGCGTAAACTAGTAGAAATCCGGAAGAATGAAATCTCCAACTTGGAACAGCCACTGAGGTCTAATTCTATAGTGTCGTTAGATTTTGGTCAAGAAAACAAGTCTCCGAAATCGGTACTATCGTCAGTTGCTTTGGAAACACTTGGTTTCTCTGATTCTGATAGCCCGACCGGAAGTTTGTCCCCGGTTTCATCCATGAGTGCCGTCCATACCAGTAGCTTTCCACTTCTTGAGCGTAAATTATCGTTCGAGCAAGATATGCCTCCACAAATAGATGAACTGAATGACGGTTCAGCTCACGATGAACAACTTCTAGAG AAACCGGAGCTTTTCTCTAAAGAACATGTATCCACCAAAGACGAAGCGGTAGATGAATCACCTGGTCGAACACTCAAACTTTTTGGAACAACTCTACTCGTAAAAGATACATGCAAACCTTCTTCTACATCAATGGAAGCATCCAATTCCAAACAAACAACTACCATGCATCTTCTGCAACAACCTCAGAGTGAATGTTCAGATATCAGTCACACAACCGTCGTTCCTTGGTGGACTATTTCCCGCAATTCAGCCTTCAAGCCACTACACAAAGAGCATGAGGAAAAACCTCTACATTCTAATCATGAAGAATGTGAAGATAAAGAAACTCAAAAGGAAGGATCTTGTGTTGGTTCTAACAACACTAGCTCAACCAATGATGGAGAAAGCAATGAAATATCAAATGATCAAGACAAAATTGATCATGTGAATTACCTTGTTGGCCACATTACACCAAGTGAAACAGTGAGACATAAAACATTTGGTAAAGGGTTTGTACCATATAAAAGGTGCATGGCAGAAAGAGAAAGACAGTGTTCAACAGTAACCGAAGAGAGGAGGGAACATCAACGAATTAGGCTTTCTTTGTAA
- the LOC101488702 gene encoding uncharacterized protein isoform X2 codes for MAEHGEESKINRDTDGNTTTLVESIEIPPPRPKRKPIHPYPRKLVEIRKNEISNLEQPLRSNSIVSLDFGQENKSPKSVLSSVALETLGFSDSDSPTGSLSPVSSMSAVHTSSFPLLERKLSFEQDMPPQIDELNDGSAHDEQLLEKPELFSKEHVSTKDEAVDESPGRTLKLFGTTLLVKDTCKPSSTSMEASNSKQTTTMHLLQQPQSECSDISHTTVVPWWTISRNSAFKPLHKEHEEKPLHSNHEECEDKETQKEGSCVGSNNTSSTNDGESNEISNDQDKIDHVNYLVGHITPSETVRHKTFGKGFVPYKRCMAERERQCSTVTEERREHQRIRLSL; via the exons ATGGCCGAGCATGGCGAAGAATCGAAg ATCAATCGAGATACTGACGGGAACACCACAACATTGGTGGAGTCTATTGAAATTCCACCGCCACGACCGAAAAGAAAGCCGATTCATCCTTACCCGCGTAAACTAGTAGAAATCCGGAAGAATGAAATCTCCAACTTGGAACAGCCACTGAGGTCTAATTCTATAGTGTCGTTAGATTTTGGTCAAGAAAACAAGTCTCCGAAATCGGTACTATCGTCAGTTGCTTTGGAAACACTTGGTTTCTCTGATTCTGATAGCCCGACCGGAAGTTTGTCCCCGGTTTCATCCATGAGTGCCGTCCATACCAGTAGCTTTCCACTTCTTGAGCGTAAATTATCGTTCGAGCAAGATATGCCTCCACAAATAGATGAACTGAATGACGGTTCAGCTCACGATGAACAACTTCTAGAG AAACCGGAGCTTTTCTCTAAAGAACATGTATCCACCAAAGACGAAGCGGTAGATGAATCACCTGGTCGAACACTCAAACTTTTTGGAACAACTCTACTCGTAAAAGATACATGCAAACCTTCTTCTACATCAATGGAAGCATCCAATTCCAAACAAACAACTACCATGCATCTTCTGCAACAACCTCAGAGTGAATGTTCAGATATCAGTCACACAACCGTCGTTCCTTGGTGGACTATTTCCCGCAATTCAGCCTTCAAGCCACTACACAAAGAGCATGAGGAAAAACCTCTACATTCTAATCATGAAGAATGTGAAGATAAAGAAACTCAAAAGGAAGGATCTTGTGTTGGTTCTAACAACACTAGCTCAACCAATGATGGAGAAAGCAATGAAATATCAAATGATCAAGACAAAATTGATCATGTGAATTACCTTGTTGGCCACATTACACCAAGTGAAACAGTGAGACATAAAACATTTGGTAAAGGGTTTGTACCATATAAAAGGTGCATGGCAGAAAGAGAAAGACAGTGTTCAACAGTAACCGAAGAGAGGAGGGAACATCAACGAATTAGGCTTTCTTTGTAA